A window from Corynebacterium urogenitale encodes these proteins:
- a CDS encoding bifunctional proline dehydrogenase/L-glutamate gamma-semialdehyde dehydrogenase: MTNNSSPQQHDPNQDPISQDVEASVGAAIRRAEKWLEIEETAKSTKQLADMVHDPDGVEFTFAFVDRVARPEDKAVAAREFARIANPFMKTADTPGFMGLLDTFLVTAGSIAAPLMPRIVMPIARAYLRQTVGHLVLDAGSKALDEMLEKAKEDGFRLNLNLLGEAVLGEAEAQRRLDDIVELLKNPRVDYVSVKASSVVSQLNHWDIEGSTQRLKDRLRPLYRQAMKRNPHPFINMDMEEYKDLDLTLKLFTELLNEEEFRDLEAGIVLQAYLPDTLEALQRLAEFAAQRVAKGGAPIKVRLVKGANLSMERVDSEVHDWPQAPYLTKAEVDANYVRLLDWILRPEHADNLRVGVASHNLYHVALAHELSVARGVERQLDIEMLQGMAPAQAEAVRNVVGNLILYTPVVRKENFDVAVSYLVRRLEENGAKQNFLYALFTEESAESDTPGLTPMESQEQRFRHSVRDRWTTFAGRRRTQNRLEEEEQKAGCQSGAIPGNFVNEPDTDPVLPANREWARRILAPESDPGPAVSPEVTDVETIDAAVERCKTAGEQWSQKSGAERAELLDRVADALANNRSKLIAAAVFEAGKTIAETDPEVSEAIDFARYYAESARQLDHVRGSEFTPYKTVVVTPPWNFPIAIPVGGCLAALAAGGCVILKPAPQVLRIAEVFVECMREAGVGEDLLQLVNADEGDAGKRLISHPDVESVILTGASETAKLFRGWKPKMVINAETSGKNAIIVTPAADPDLAVADIYKSAYGHAGQKCSAASLIITVGSIGKSKRFIGQLVDAVKSIKVGPGSDISTWMNGVIEEPGEKLMRGLTQLEKGEKWLVKPEKLNDEGTLWSPGLRDNVQPGSWFHTHECFGPVAGIMHAETLDEAIEWQNSTGYGLTGGIHTIDVEETKYWRERVEVGNAYVERGITGAIVQRQSFGGWKNSAIGNGAKAGGPNYVAQQGRWTEGDINELVSGTLPTHITQLLREIRGLGSPALSKADHVWLRRAAESDAHAMSTEFGIEHDKTALVVESNVFRYKPLLEPLRVRVHADASARDILRLRLGAAATGTELDISAAHEVAENFGELGATMRIISDADFAEEVSTAQSVRVRALGSRDDDAGAESEAGSIPDELYKAAAMSGSVILDQDVLPDGRRELLPMLLEQAVSTTEHRFGYIHGLTP; encoded by the coding sequence ATGACAAACAACAGTTCGCCGCAGCAGCACGATCCCAACCAGGATCCCATCAGCCAGGACGTGGAGGCATCAGTTGGTGCCGCCATTCGCCGCGCTGAGAAATGGCTGGAAATAGAAGAAACCGCCAAGTCCACCAAGCAACTGGCGGATATGGTGCACGACCCAGACGGCGTGGAATTCACCTTCGCGTTCGTCGACCGAGTCGCACGCCCAGAGGACAAAGCCGTCGCCGCCCGCGAATTCGCAAGGATCGCCAACCCTTTCATGAAGACCGCGGACACTCCCGGGTTCATGGGGCTGCTCGATACCTTCCTAGTCACCGCCGGTTCCATCGCGGCACCGCTCATGCCACGCATCGTCATGCCGATCGCCCGCGCATACCTGCGCCAAACCGTCGGCCACCTCGTGCTCGACGCCGGATCCAAGGCACTCGACGAGATGCTGGAGAAGGCCAAGGAAGATGGCTTCCGCCTGAACCTCAACCTCCTCGGTGAAGCAGTTCTGGGTGAGGCAGAGGCACAGCGGCGCCTCGATGACATCGTCGAGCTGCTGAAGAACCCGCGCGTGGACTACGTCTCCGTCAAGGCGTCCTCCGTAGTCAGCCAGCTCAACCACTGGGATATTGAGGGCTCCACCCAGCGGCTCAAGGACCGTCTGCGCCCGCTGTACCGCCAAGCCATGAAGCGCAACCCACACCCCTTCATCAACATGGACATGGAGGAGTACAAGGACCTCGACCTCACCCTCAAGCTGTTCACCGAACTCCTCAATGAAGAAGAGTTCCGGGACCTCGAGGCGGGCATTGTGCTGCAGGCTTACCTGCCGGACACCCTTGAGGCACTGCAGCGGCTCGCGGAGTTCGCTGCCCAGCGCGTGGCCAAGGGAGGGGCACCGATCAAGGTGCGCCTGGTGAAGGGTGCGAATCTCTCCATGGAGCGCGTGGACTCCGAGGTTCACGACTGGCCACAGGCGCCGTACCTCACCAAGGCAGAGGTCGATGCGAACTACGTCCGTCTACTGGACTGGATCCTGCGCCCCGAGCACGCCGATAACCTGCGCGTGGGCGTGGCCAGCCACAACCTCTACCACGTGGCGCTCGCACACGAGCTCTCCGTTGCCCGCGGCGTGGAGCGTCAGCTAGACATCGAGATGCTGCAGGGCATGGCGCCCGCGCAGGCTGAGGCTGTGCGCAACGTCGTCGGCAACCTCATCCTTTACACCCCAGTGGTGCGGAAGGAGAATTTCGACGTCGCCGTCAGCTACCTCGTCCGCCGTCTCGAGGAAAATGGCGCCAAGCAGAACTTCCTCTACGCACTGTTCACCGAGGAATCCGCAGAGTCTGACACACCGGGACTTACTCCGATGGAGTCCCAGGAACAGCGCTTCCGCCACAGTGTCCGCGACCGTTGGACGACGTTCGCTGGCCGACGTCGAACACAAAACAGGTTGGAAGAGGAAGAGCAGAAGGCGGGCTGCCAGAGCGGCGCCATCCCGGGCAACTTCGTCAACGAGCCCGATACGGATCCTGTGCTCCCCGCCAACCGCGAGTGGGCCCGGCGCATCCTTGCTCCGGAGTCCGATCCAGGCCCAGCGGTCAGCCCAGAGGTCACCGACGTAGAGACCATCGACGCCGCCGTCGAACGCTGCAAGACCGCAGGTGAACAGTGGTCGCAGAAGTCGGGTGCCGAGCGCGCCGAACTTCTCGACCGCGTCGCCGATGCCCTGGCCAATAATCGCTCCAAGCTCATCGCAGCGGCGGTATTCGAGGCCGGCAAGACCATCGCCGAGACCGACCCAGAGGTCAGCGAGGCCATCGACTTTGCGCGCTACTACGCCGAATCCGCGCGCCAGCTGGATCACGTGCGCGGCAGCGAGTTCACCCCCTACAAGACGGTGGTCGTCACGCCTCCATGGAATTTCCCGATCGCCATCCCGGTCGGTGGCTGCCTAGCCGCACTGGCCGCGGGCGGATGCGTGATCCTCAAGCCAGCGCCACAGGTGCTGCGCATCGCAGAGGTATTCGTCGAATGCATGCGCGAGGCGGGCGTCGGCGAGGATCTGCTGCAGCTGGTCAATGCGGACGAGGGTGATGCAGGTAAGCGTCTCATCAGCCATCCCGATGTGGAGTCTGTGATCCTCACCGGCGCGTCCGAGACCGCTAAGCTCTTCCGTGGCTGGAAGCCGAAGATGGTGATCAACGCGGAAACCTCCGGCAAGAATGCGATCATCGTCACCCCGGCTGCAGACCCCGATCTTGCAGTGGCGGATATCTACAAGTCCGCCTACGGCCATGCGGGTCAGAAGTGCTCTGCCGCCTCTTTGATCATCACCGTTGGCTCGATCGGCAAGTCCAAGCGTTTCATCGGCCAGCTGGTGGACGCCGTGAAGTCCATCAAGGTTGGTCCGGGATCGGACATCTCCACGTGGATGAACGGTGTGATCGAGGAACCGGGTGAGAAGCTCATGCGTGGACTCACCCAGCTGGAAAAGGGAGAAAAGTGGCTGGTCAAGCCTGAAAAGCTCAACGATGAAGGCACACTATGGTCCCCCGGCCTGCGCGATAATGTGCAGCCGGGCAGCTGGTTCCACACCCACGAGTGCTTCGGGCCTGTCGCAGGCATCATGCACGCCGAGACCCTAGACGAGGCCATCGAGTGGCAGAACTCCACCGGCTACGGCCTCACAGGCGGTATTCACACCATCGATGTGGAGGAAACCAAGTACTGGCGCGAGCGCGTTGAGGTAGGAAACGCCTACGTCGAGCGCGGTATCACAGGCGCGATCGTCCAGCGTCAGTCCTTCGGCGGCTGGAAGAACTCCGCTATTGGCAATGGCGCAAAGGCGGGCGGTCCGAACTACGTGGCCCAGCAGGGGCGTTGGACAGAGGGTGATATCAACGAGCTGGTCTCCGGCACCCTCCCGACCCACATCACCCAGCTGCTGCGCGAAATTCGCGGTCTGGGATCCCCGGCGCTCTCCAAGGCCGATCACGTATGGCTGCGCCGCGCCGCGGAGTCCGATGCGCACGCCATGTCCACGGAATTCGGCATCGAGCACGACAAGACCGCCCTGGTCGTCGAGTCCAACGTCTTCCGGTACAAGCCACTGTTGGAGCCGCTCCGCGTCCGTGTTCATGCCGACGCCAGCGCGCGCGATATCTTGCGCTTGAGGCTGGGAGCTGCAGCGACCGGGACAGAGCTGGATATTTCCGCAGCCCACGAGGTTGCGGAAAACTTCGGGGAGCTCGGTGCCACGATGCGCATCATCAGCGATGCCGATTTCGCTGAAGAAGTCTCCACCGCGCAATCGGTGCGCGTCCGTGCTCTCGGCAGCCGCGACGATGACGCCGGTGCGGAGAGCGAGGCCGGCAGCATCCCTGACGAGTTGTACAAGGCCGCAGCAATGTCCGGCAGCGTGATCCTGGATCAGGACGTGCTGCCAGATGGCCGCCGTGAGCTGCTGCCGATGCTGCTGGAGCAGGCAGTCTCCACCACGGAGCACCGCTTCGGCTACATCCACGGCCTCACCCCTTAA
- the prfB gene encoding peptide chain release factor 2, with product MQPEVTADLKELSSTLTTIEKVLDLDELSSRARELEDQAADPSLWDDPDHAQTVTSELSRVQAQLKKVRDVRQRLDDLPVMYEMAEEEAADSPEDAKAAVAMADEERAELRKEIESLEVTTMLSGEYDEREAVVNIRSAAGGVDAADFAEMLLRMYTRWAEKAGHKVEVYDVSYAEEAGIKSATLVVHGEYMYGTLSVEQGTHRLVRISPFDNQGRRQTSFAEVEVLPVVEQTDHIDIDDNDVRVDVYRSSGPGGQSVNTTDSAVRLTHVPTGIVVTCQNEKSQIQNKASAMRVLQAKLLERKRMEERAEMDALKGDGSNSWGNQMRSYVLHPYQMVKDLRTNFEVNDPSKVLDGDLDGFLEAGIRWRMAEQQAES from the coding sequence ATGCAACCGGAAGTGACAGCGGATCTCAAGGAACTGAGCAGCACCCTCACCACCATCGAGAAGGTGCTTGACCTCGACGAACTCTCCTCCCGGGCTCGGGAGCTGGAAGATCAAGCCGCTGACCCCTCTTTGTGGGATGACCCGGACCACGCCCAAACCGTGACAAGCGAGCTTTCCCGAGTGCAGGCGCAGCTGAAGAAGGTGCGGGATGTGCGCCAGCGCCTGGATGATCTGCCAGTGATGTACGAAATGGCAGAGGAGGAAGCCGCAGACTCCCCTGAGGACGCGAAGGCCGCGGTGGCGATGGCCGACGAGGAGCGCGCGGAGTTGCGCAAGGAGATCGAGTCGCTCGAGGTCACGACGATGCTCTCCGGTGAGTACGACGAGCGCGAGGCCGTGGTCAATATCCGTTCCGCAGCCGGTGGCGTGGATGCGGCGGACTTCGCGGAGATGCTCCTGCGCATGTACACCCGGTGGGCGGAGAAAGCCGGTCATAAGGTGGAGGTCTACGATGTCTCCTACGCGGAGGAGGCTGGAATCAAGTCCGCGACCCTCGTCGTCCACGGCGAATACATGTACGGCACGCTGTCGGTGGAGCAGGGCACGCACCGCCTGGTTCGCATCTCGCCTTTCGATAACCAGGGGCGCCGCCAGACCTCCTTCGCCGAGGTCGAGGTCCTGCCCGTGGTCGAGCAGACCGACCACATCGACATTGACGATAACGACGTCCGCGTGGACGTGTACCGGTCCTCCGGACCAGGTGGCCAGTCGGTGAATACCACGGACTCCGCCGTGCGGTTGACGCACGTGCCGACGGGCATTGTGGTGACGTGCCAGAACGAGAAGTCGCAGATCCAAAACAAGGCTTCAGCGATGCGAGTGCTGCAAGCCAAGCTGCTGGAGCGCAAGCGCATGGAGGAGCGTGCCGAAATGGACGCGCTCAAGGGCGATGGCTCTAATTCCTGGGGTAACCAGATGCGCTCTTACGTGCTACACCCGTACCAAATGGTCAAGGACCTGCGTACCAACTTCGAGGTCAATGACCCGAGCAAGGTGCTCGATGGTGACCTCGATGGCTTCCTCGAGGCAGGTATTCGCTGGCGCATGGCCGAGCAACAGGCGGAGAGCTAA
- the ftsE gene encoding cell division ATP-binding protein FtsE → MITFDKVSKSYRTSTRPALDNVSLEIDKGEFVFLIGPSGSGKSTFLQLMLREEKLDSGDLYVADYHVNRLRDREVPKLRQRIGYVFQDFRLLQKKNVFDNVAFALEVIGKKRAEIEKAVPEALKTVGLEGKEQRFPHELSGGEQQRVAIARASVNRPLVLLADEPTGNLDPDTSSEIMLLLNRINQNGTTVVMSTHDNVAVDSMRKRVIELSKGRLVRDDARGLYGVGR, encoded by the coding sequence GTGATCACTTTTGACAAGGTTTCCAAGAGCTACCGGACGTCTACCCGTCCGGCGCTAGACAACGTCTCGCTCGAGATCGACAAGGGAGAGTTCGTCTTCCTCATTGGCCCATCAGGCTCCGGCAAGTCCACTTTCCTCCAGCTCATGCTGCGCGAGGAGAAGCTAGATTCTGGCGACCTGTATGTCGCGGACTACCACGTCAACCGGCTTCGTGACCGCGAGGTGCCGAAGCTGCGCCAGCGCATTGGCTATGTCTTCCAGGATTTCCGCCTGCTGCAGAAGAAGAACGTCTTCGACAACGTTGCCTTCGCTCTTGAGGTGATCGGCAAGAAGCGCGCGGAGATCGAAAAGGCTGTGCCGGAGGCCCTTAAGACCGTTGGTCTGGAAGGGAAGGAGCAGCGCTTCCCGCACGAGCTCTCCGGTGGTGAGCAGCAGCGCGTGGCCATCGCCCGCGCTTCCGTGAACCGGCCTCTCGTTCTGCTGGCCGATGAGCCAACGGGAAACCTTGACCCGGATACATCCAGCGAAATCATGCTCCTGCTGAACCGGATCAACCAGAACGGCACCACCGTGGTGATGTCCACCCATGACAACGTGGCAGTGGATTCCATGCGCAAGCGAGTGATTGAATTGTCCAAGGGTAGGTTGGTACGCGACGATGCTCGCGGCCTGTATGGAGTGGGGCGCTAA
- a CDS encoding NADPH-dependent FMN reductase produces the protein MKIAAIIGSIRQGAVGAQIGEWIASQAEAATEGHEGVELEVVNLSDYDLPLFEGPVPPMALEKNYDDERVTKWSQTIDAADAFLFVTPEYNHSVPAPFKNAVDSLGAEWSNKVVGFVGYSSSSGVRAVEHWRQILANFQMVDVRNSVDINLGAYLDSDGKFTPDEGTAGALKNVVGEIATLTAQLKK, from the coding sequence ATGAAGATTGCAGCCATCATCGGCTCCATCCGTCAAGGTGCCGTCGGAGCCCAGATCGGCGAGTGGATCGCCAGCCAAGCAGAGGCCGCTACCGAAGGCCACGAGGGTGTCGAGCTGGAGGTCGTGAACCTCAGCGACTACGACCTGCCCCTATTCGAAGGTCCCGTGCCGCCGATGGCGCTGGAGAAGAACTACGACGATGAGCGCGTCACCAAGTGGTCCCAGACCATCGACGCAGCCGATGCTTTCCTGTTTGTCACTCCAGAGTACAACCACTCGGTACCAGCCCCATTCAAGAACGCCGTGGACTCCCTGGGTGCGGAATGGTCCAACAAGGTCGTGGGCTTCGTTGGCTACAGCTCCTCTTCCGGCGTGCGTGCTGTGGAGCACTGGCGCCAGATCCTGGCCAACTTCCAGATGGTCGACGTCCGCAACTCTGTGGATATCAACTTGGGCGCTTACCTCGACAGCGATGGTAAGTTCACCCCTGACGAGGGCACCGCAGGCGCTTTGAAGAACGTTGTGGGTGAGATTGCCACGCTTACTGCGCAGCTGAAGAAGTAG
- the hisN gene encoding histidinol-phosphatase, protein MTDVTSSPYADDLTLALTLADAADAITMARFEATDLAVESKPDLTPVSDADTAVEREIRTILQAHRPDDALLGEEFGGDIKFEGRQWVIDPIDGTKNFVRDVPVWATLIALLEDGKPVVGVVSAPALSRRWWAAEGMGAWRTFSSPAVPNADHVPSSAPRKLEVSKVAKVADSSVAISSLSGWAAINRREQLISLTDKAWRLRGYGDFWSYMLVAEGAVDVAAEPEVNLWDLAALVPIVEEAGGTFTDIDGQPGPHGGSAIATNGPLHGDIVAALKP, encoded by the coding sequence ATGACGGATGTGACTTCCAGCCCTTACGCCGATGATCTCACTTTGGCACTGACCCTCGCGGATGCTGCCGATGCCATCACGATGGCTCGCTTTGAGGCCACCGACCTCGCGGTCGAGTCCAAGCCTGACCTGACGCCCGTCAGCGACGCCGATACTGCCGTCGAACGGGAAATCCGCACCATCCTGCAAGCACACCGGCCCGACGATGCTCTCCTGGGCGAGGAATTCGGCGGAGACATCAAATTCGAAGGCCGTCAGTGGGTCATCGACCCCATCGATGGCACCAAGAACTTCGTCCGCGATGTTCCCGTCTGGGCCACACTCATCGCACTTCTGGAGGACGGCAAGCCGGTCGTGGGAGTAGTCAGCGCACCGGCACTTTCACGTCGCTGGTGGGCGGCCGAGGGCATGGGAGCGTGGCGCACCTTCTCCTCCCCAGCCGTCCCCAATGCCGACCACGTCCCCTCTTCCGCACCACGCAAGCTCGAAGTCTCCAAGGTTGCCAAGGTCGCGGATAGCTCGGTAGCGATCAGCTCCCTATCCGGCTGGGCCGCCATCAATCGTCGCGAGCAGCTCATCTCCCTCACCGACAAAGCGTGGCGACTGCGCGGGTATGGCGATTTCTGGTCCTACATGCTCGTTGCCGAAGGCGCTGTGGATGTCGCCGCCGAGCCTGAGGTGAACCTGTGGGACCTGGCCGCACTCGTCCCCATCGTCGAAGAAGCAGGTGGCACCTTCACTGACATCGACGGGCAGCCCGGCCCACACGGCGGTTCCGCTATCGCCACCAATGGCCCTCTACATGGGGATATCGTCGCTGCCCTCAAGCCCTAA
- the smpB gene encoding SsrA-binding protein SmpB, with translation MAKKSTPVDSGKSKGKKKAGAGKGPGQLVVATNRKARHDYHIVETIECGVVLVGTEVKALREGKASLVDAYATIDDGEVWLRGLHIPEYSMGHWTNHSPRRVRKLLLHRREIDSLMGKVRDGNATLIPLQLYFVSGRMKVELALARGKQEYDKRQDIKRRTEEREVTRELGRRIKGINA, from the coding sequence ATGGCGAAGAAGAGCACACCGGTTGATTCCGGGAAATCCAAGGGCAAGAAGAAGGCTGGGGCCGGCAAGGGGCCTGGCCAGCTTGTTGTGGCCACTAACCGGAAGGCACGCCACGACTATCACATCGTTGAAACTATCGAGTGTGGCGTGGTGCTCGTTGGCACTGAAGTAAAGGCTCTTCGCGAGGGTAAGGCCAGCTTGGTCGATGCCTACGCAACGATCGACGACGGGGAAGTGTGGCTGCGTGGCCTCCATATCCCGGAATATTCCATGGGGCACTGGACCAATCACTCGCCGCGTCGTGTTCGCAAGCTGCTGCTGCACCGTCGAGAGATCGATTCCCTCATGGGCAAGGTGCGCGACGGTAATGCGACGCTCATTCCGTTGCAGCTGTACTTCGTGTCTGGGCGCATGAAGGTGGAGCTGGCACTGGCCCGCGGTAAGCAGGAATACGACAAGCGTCAGGACATCAAGCGTCGCACCGAGGAGCGAGAAGTGACCCGCGAGCTGGGTCGCCGCATCAAGGGCATCAATGCCTAG
- a CDS encoding inositol monophosphatase family protein, whose product MAKDSSASTSDSPIPEDMLNAIIKTFIVAHVDDTDEHLAQALVYNASRLAWRMRESGVTTEQKTSVSDVVTAADRAAEKFIADALATIRPEDGILGEEGTQRESQSGRTWVVDPVDGTYNFTTGSDYWCSALALVEGDPKDPSELIFGAVHRPAMGYTWFGGPSIPTSRDGKPVERLTDITPDQTCLATYLHPTDFHKQELGHVWAGVVGRFATLRMLGSASVDMAGVATGELGAWMQRSVAPWDWLPGRALIEGAGGVTVKMEQAGATWSIGGSEATVEAICEALQLGY is encoded by the coding sequence ATGGCTAAAGATTCTTCCGCATCCACCTCCGATTCCCCGATCCCGGAGGATATGCTCAACGCGATTATCAAGACCTTCATCGTGGCCCATGTGGACGACACTGACGAGCACCTTGCCCAGGCTCTGGTGTACAACGCGAGCCGCCTGGCGTGGCGTATGCGTGAGTCCGGCGTGACAACCGAGCAGAAGACGAGCGTGTCTGACGTAGTGACGGCCGCAGATCGAGCCGCGGAGAAATTCATCGCCGATGCGCTGGCAACCATTCGCCCAGAGGACGGAATCCTCGGCGAGGAAGGGACTCAGCGCGAATCACAGTCCGGTCGCACGTGGGTTGTGGACCCGGTCGACGGCACTTACAACTTCACCACCGGTTCTGACTACTGGTGCAGCGCACTGGCCCTGGTTGAGGGTGACCCAAAGGATCCCTCGGAGCTGATCTTTGGTGCGGTCCACCGTCCGGCTATGGGGTACACCTGGTTCGGCGGTCCCTCTATTCCGACGTCACGAGACGGCAAACCAGTGGAGCGCCTCACCGACATCACTCCTGATCAGACGTGTTTGGCCACCTACCTCCACCCCACCGACTTCCACAAGCAAGAATTGGGCCATGTGTGGGCAGGCGTGGTCGGTCGCTTCGCGACTTTGCGCATGTTGGGCAGCGCGTCGGTGGACATGGCCGGCGTTGCCACCGGAGAGCTTGGAGCGTGGATGCAGCGCTCCGTGGCTCCTTGGGATTGGCTACCAGGACGAGCGCTGATTGAGGGCGCGGGCGGAGTGACGGTGAAGATGGAGCAGGCTGGCGCCACGTGGTCCATCGGCGGTTCCGAAGCAACGGTCGAGGCTATCTGCGAGGCTTTGCAGCTTGGCTACTAG
- a CDS encoding AbgT family transporter yields the protein MNKTASNKSQRTQAPDTPNSKKKDSEQQESPEHATGFLGLIERIGNKLPDPFWLFVIIGGLVAITSWIGNMAGMRAADPAGGEDVVVKNLLSAEGISYMVSSAVENYVTFPALGLIITVMLGVAVAEHSGLISAAVRALVSKVGPGLLTFVVAIAGVTGSVASDAVYVILIPLGAMAFRAVGRSPIVGAMVAFAASSAGFNASLVLNITDVLLGGISTTAAQIVDESYEVSPLANYFFVVVSAIGLALIITLVTELFMNKKARELVDHDNLNYEHLTFTKASEKEAEAEARKNNGDGVELDDEDDDASVDHENLSQEDLEESLTLESKEARALGITGLAMVIMLGIYFALMFIPGSPLQGEGGAVMESPLIKAVAVPIAMAFFFMGLIYGLLAGTIKSASDVPDMMAKGLKTLLPMMVLFFAVSQFLAWFTWTNLGNWTAIKGSELLTQWNLPPLVLFGAFVLLVALINLLITSGSAQWALMAPVVVPMFMYVGVAPEVTQMLFRIGDSPSNIITPMSPYFALALTFLQRYYSKAGIGTLMSLALPYSIAMLVGWFLMFCVWWLIGLPLGPGTPMDYSLN from the coding sequence ATGAACAAGACGGCCAGTAATAAATCGCAACGCACCCAGGCCCCAGACACGCCCAACTCCAAGAAAAAGGACTCCGAACAGCAGGAATCCCCAGAGCACGCCACCGGCTTCCTCGGGCTCATCGAACGCATCGGTAATAAACTTCCAGACCCGTTCTGGCTGTTCGTCATCATCGGCGGGCTTGTCGCCATCACCTCATGGATCGGCAACATGGCGGGAATGCGCGCCGCAGACCCCGCAGGCGGCGAAGACGTGGTGGTAAAGAATCTGCTTTCCGCAGAGGGCATCAGCTACATGGTCTCCAGCGCTGTGGAGAACTACGTCACCTTCCCGGCACTCGGCCTGATCATCACTGTGATGCTCGGCGTAGCGGTAGCGGAACACTCCGGGCTCATTAGCGCCGCCGTCCGCGCCCTCGTTTCCAAGGTCGGCCCTGGTCTGCTGACCTTCGTGGTGGCCATCGCCGGTGTGACGGGATCCGTCGCCTCCGATGCGGTCTACGTGATCCTCATTCCTTTGGGCGCCATGGCCTTCCGCGCTGTCGGCCGATCCCCCATCGTCGGCGCGATGGTGGCCTTCGCCGCCTCCTCCGCAGGCTTTAATGCCTCCCTGGTGCTCAATATCACCGACGTGCTGCTGGGTGGCATCTCCACTACCGCCGCCCAGATCGTCGACGAAAGCTACGAAGTCTCCCCGCTGGCGAACTACTTCTTCGTCGTCGTCTCCGCAATCGGCCTTGCTCTGATCATCACCCTCGTCACCGAACTGTTCATGAATAAGAAGGCCCGCGAACTGGTCGACCACGACAACCTGAACTACGAGCACCTCACCTTCACCAAGGCCTCTGAGAAGGAAGCCGAGGCGGAGGCACGCAAGAATAACGGCGATGGCGTGGAACTCGATGATGAGGACGACGACGCTAGCGTGGACCATGAGAACCTCTCGCAGGAAGACCTGGAGGAATCCCTCACCCTGGAGAGCAAGGAAGCCCGTGCCTTGGGCATTACCGGCCTCGCTATGGTCATCATGCTGGGCATCTACTTCGCGCTCATGTTCATCCCCGGCTCTCCGCTGCAGGGTGAGGGTGGAGCCGTCATGGAGTCCCCGCTGATCAAGGCAGTAGCCGTGCCAATCGCCATGGCTTTCTTCTTTATGGGCCTCATCTACGGCCTGCTGGCGGGCACCATTAAGTCTGCTTCCGATGTGCCGGACATGATGGCCAAGGGACTGAAGACCCTGCTGCCAATGATGGTGCTGTTCTTCGCCGTCTCCCAGTTCTTGGCGTGGTTCACGTGGACCAATCTGGGCAACTGGACTGCCATTAAGGGCTCCGAGCTCCTCACGCAGTGGAACCTGCCACCGCTGGTTCTCTTCGGCGCATTCGTGCTGCTCGTGGCGCTGATCAATCTGCTCATCACCTCTGGTTCCGCGCAGTGGGCGCTGATGGCTCCGGTGGTCGTGCCAATGTTCATGTACGTGGGTGTGGCTCCCGAGGTCACGCAGATGCTCTTCCGCATCGGCGATTCCCCATCGAACATCATCACCCCGATGTCCCCATACTTCGCGCTGGCTCTCACATTCCTGCAGCGTTACTACTCCAAGGCTGGCATCGGCACATTGATGTCACTGGCTCTGCCGTACTCCATCGCGATGCTCGTTGGTTGGTTCCTGATGTTCTGCGTCTGGTGGTTGATCGGCCTGCCATTGGGTCCAGGTACCCCGATGGACTACTCGCTGAACTAA
- the ftsX gene encoding permease-like cell division protein FtsX: MKSNFITREAFAGLTRNATMTIAMIITTSISLALLTTGFLLTQMTERTKDIYIDRIEVMVQLDEDISREDMDCSSSACADILNKLQSDEGVESVTFRNKQQSYERFVELFKDSDPRLVEQTSEDAFPAALHVRLTDPTETAPIDNIREDQGVLNVVDQGDDLQAATRNLDSLRNAAFLVAAIQAVAAIFLIVNMVQITAFSRRNEISIMRMVGASRWYTQAPFVLEAVIAAVIGAVFAVGGMLAGKFLVADNALKSLYDANLIARITTADIWLAAPFMVLIGAVVAAITAQVTLRWYVKN; this comes from the coding sequence ATGAAGAGTAATTTCATCACCCGCGAGGCCTTTGCGGGTCTCACTCGCAACGCCACGATGACCATCGCAATGATCATCACCACGTCCATTTCCCTCGCGCTGCTGACGACGGGCTTTTTGCTCACTCAGATGACAGAGCGCACGAAGGATATCTACATCGACCGCATTGAGGTCATGGTCCAGCTGGATGAGGATATCTCCCGCGAGGACATGGACTGCTCCTCTTCGGCGTGTGCGGATATCCTCAATAAGCTCCAGTCCGATGAGGGCGTGGAGTCCGTCACCTTCCGCAATAAGCAGCAGTCCTACGAGCGTTTCGTCGAGCTATTTAAGGACTCTGATCCGCGCTTGGTTGAGCAGACGAGTGAGGATGCCTTCCCGGCAGCTCTGCATGTGCGTCTGACCGATCCGACGGAAACTGCGCCTATCGATAACATCCGTGAGGATCAGGGCGTGCTCAACGTTGTGGATCAGGGCGACGATTTGCAGGCCGCGACGCGAAACCTGGATTCCTTGCGCAATGCGGCGTTCCTTGTCGCGGCGATCCAGGCGGTGGCGGCGATCTTCCTCATCGTCAACATGGTCCAGATCACCGCGTTCAGTCGACGTAATGAGATTTCCATTATGCGCATGGTGGGCGCCTCCCGCTGGTATACGCAGGCTCCGTTCGTTCTGGAGGCCGTGATCGCCGCGGTGATCGGTGCGGTGTTCGCTGTGGGTGGCATGTTGGCGGGTAAGTTCCTCGTCGCTGATAATGCGCTGAAATCGCTGTACGACGCCAACCTCATCGCGCGCATCACGACTGCCGACATCTGGCTAGCTGCGCCGTTCATGGTGCTGATCGGCGCAGTGGTTGCTGCCATCACGGCTCAGGTGACGCTTCGCTGGTACGTGAAGAACTAG